From the Lathyrus oleraceus cultivar Zhongwan6 chromosome 4, CAAS_Psat_ZW6_1.0, whole genome shotgun sequence genome, one window contains:
- the LOC127076063 gene encoding histone H3-like centromeric protein CENH3 isoform X1: MGRVKHFPSPSKPAASDNLGKKKRRCKPGTKALREIRKFQKDVKLLIPYAPFVRCVKEITNQLSSLVTRWSPEALISLQEAVEDDLVRMFEAGMHCARHARRVTLMKKDLELARRLTGIGRLW; the protein is encoded by the exons ATGGGTAGAGTTAAGCACTTCCCAAGTCCAAGTAAACCCGCTG CAAGTGACAATCTTGGAAAGAAGAAAAGACGGTGTAAACCTGGAACAAAGGCGCTTCGCGAGATTCGAAAATTTCAAAAGGATGTTAAATTGCTTATACCATATGCTCCGTTTGTAAGATGT GTCAAAGAGATTACAAACCAATTATCGTCACTGGTTACACGCTGGTCGCCGGAAGCATTGATATCACTTCAGGAG GCAGTTGAGGATGATCTGGTTCGTATGTTTGAAGCTGGAATGCACTGCGCACGTCATGCAAGGCGTGTTACCCTTA TGAAAAAGGATCTTGAGCTGGCCCGCAGGCTTACAGGAATAGGAAGACTTTGGTGA
- the LOC127076063 gene encoding histone H3-like centromeric protein CENH3 isoform X2, with the protein MGRVKHFPSPSKPAASDNLGKKKRRCKPGTKALREIRKFQKDVKLLIPYAPFVRCVKEITNQLSSLVTRWSPEALISLQEAVEDDLVRMFEAGMHCARHARRVTLRS; encoded by the exons ATGGGTAGAGTTAAGCACTTCCCAAGTCCAAGTAAACCCGCTG CAAGTGACAATCTTGGAAAGAAGAAAAGACGGTGTAAACCTGGAACAAAGGCGCTTCGCGAGATTCGAAAATTTCAAAAGGATGTTAAATTGCTTATACCATATGCTCCGTTTGTAAGATGT GTCAAAGAGATTACAAACCAATTATCGTCACTGGTTACACGCTGGTCGCCGGAAGCATTGATATCACTTCAGGAG GCAGTTGAGGATGATCTGGTTCGTATGTTTGAAGCTGGAATGCACTGCGCACGTCATGCAAGGCGTGTTACCCTTA GATCTTGA